A single Danio rerio strain Tuebingen ecotype United States chromosome 17, GRCz12tu, whole genome shotgun sequence DNA region contains:
- the LOC100538332 gene encoding uncharacterized protein isoform X3, translated as MWKKSTNKFTCIVSYYNGSVTTEQSASVYGVAGGYDRDSYVKSSQWMKLAYGVTIAKSGLYGLVIFVFVWRKGSNEK; from the exons ATGTggaaaaaatcaacaaacaaattcACCTGTATAGTGTCCTATTACAATGGATCTGTCACAACTGAACAATCAGCTTCTGTATATGGAGTTGCAG gtgGATATGACCGAG ACAGCTATGTGAAGTCGTCACAGTGGATGAAGCTGGCATATGGCGTGACCATTGCTAAGAGCGGACTGTATGGCCTTGTCATCTTTGTGTTTGTATGGCGAAAG